The Candidatus Rhabdochlamydia sp. T3358 genome includes a region encoding these proteins:
- a CDS encoding transposase: MSKQGLNEEQFKILEPQMEKWVNRNHYGRKLAPWRPVINTIFWVLRTGAPWKDAPRNKEFSHPSTAHAWLGRMQSAGFLDQFLEELLKIAEQLGCIDAQRLSVDGFFFQRTRRRRAC; the protein is encoded by the coding sequence ATGAGCAAGCAAGGATTAAATGAAGAACAGTTTAAAATACTCGAACCCCAAATGGAAAAATGGGTAAATCGCAATCATTATGGAAGAAAATTAGCGCCATGGAGGCCTGTAATAAATACTATTTTCTGGGTGCTCCGTACAGGAGCTCCTTGGAAAGATGCACCTAGAAACAAGGAATTTTCTCATCCTTCAACAGCACATGCGTGGCTTGGAAGAATGCAATCCGCTGGGTTTTTAGATCAATTTTTAGAAGAGCTTCTTAAGATTGCAGAACAGCTAGGATGTATTGATGCCCAGAGACTCTCTGTAGATGGGTTTTTTTTCCAGAGGACGCGGAGGAGGAGAGCTTGTTGA
- a CDS encoding transposase, with the protein MGFFSRGRGGGELVDYGYKGKGVTSHLLVEKSGRPLAITSTSASRDEKEQVIPLLSKVVPFIKKVWNQGKAPILEADKGYDSEQTRIDVLSYKVFPLIARKRNTKGYKIKGICYLEKQRWVVERTISWLKTGFRRLTVRWERKAVYWNGLLMFGLLGYWMNFLSRQVSLKQ; encoded by the coding sequence ATGGGTTTTTTTTCCAGAGGACGCGGAGGAGGAGAGCTTGTTGATTATGGGTACAAAGGTAAAGGCGTGACATCGCATTTACTGGTGGAAAAATCAGGAAGGCCTCTTGCAATTACTTCTACATCAGCATCCAGAGATGAGAAAGAACAAGTGATTCCTCTGCTTAGTAAAGTTGTTCCCTTCATTAAAAAAGTATGGAATCAGGGAAAAGCACCCATACTTGAAGCAGATAAAGGTTATGACTCAGAGCAAACACGTATCGATGTCCTTTCCTATAAGGTTTTTCCTCTGATAGCACGGAAAAGAAACACCAAGGGATATAAGATAAAAGGTATTTGCTACCTTGAAAAGCAACGTTGGGTCGTTGAGAGAACGATTTCTTGGTTAAAGACAGGCTTTCGTCGCCTTACAGTGCGCTGGGAAAGAAAGGCAGTATATTGGAATGGTCTATTAATGTTTGGACTACTTGGCTATTGGATGAATTTCTTAAGTCGGCAAGTATCTTTAAAACAATAA
- a CDS encoding DUF4258 domain-containing protein: MSRIKIGNSITSALGGMSHGVVDFVIGSLHDLQTAAVYMGSADLEMSLYERSAMIEAVEQSQMQQLATMGSHFMGMLSIDASDAFYQSFRSKTTLGLEMGSLVAGGYGAVKGVIAFNRLARAPIQVAKFAKRLSIERKGTFPAGSRRAPLEYAPFQTVRNEAAVINGRKYTGHALDRIQDRGFMPSIIENTLEIGHVSPADFPGGLEYYDSINRIKVIVNKNGQIITVIPGKGSLL, from the coding sequence ATGAGCAGAATAAAAATAGGTAATAGCATAACCAGCGCACTTGGTGGAATGAGTCATGGTGTTGTTGATTTTGTAATAGGATCGCTTCACGACCTACAAACAGCAGCGGTCTACATGGGATCTGCAGATTTAGAAATGAGTCTTTATGAAAGATCCGCAATGATCGAAGCTGTTGAACAATCCCAGATGCAACAATTAGCAACAATGGGAAGCCATTTTATGGGGATGCTATCCATCGATGCTTCAGATGCTTTCTATCAATCTTTTCGTTCTAAAACTACACTTGGTCTGGAAATGGGTTCTTTGGTTGCTGGTGGGTATGGGGCTGTCAAAGGGGTGATAGCTTTTAATAGATTAGCAAGGGCCCCTATACAAGTAGCTAAATTTGCTAAGCGATTATCTATAGAACGAAAAGGCACTTTTCCAGCTGGAAGTAGGAGAGCTCCTTTAGAGTATGCTCCATTTCAGACTGTTCGAAATGAAGCTGCGGTAATTAATGGAAGAAAATACACCGGGCATGCTTTAGATAGAATACAAGATCGTGGATTTATGCCTTCAATAATTGAAAATACGCTAGAGATTGGACATGTATCTCCTGCAGATTTTCCTGGAGGGTTAGAATATTATGATTCGATAAACAGAATTAAGGTAATTGTTAATAAAAATGGTCAAATTATTACAGTTATTCCAGGAAAAGGATCGCTTTTATGA
- a CDS encoding Imm32 family immunity protein — translation MNSNESDYLLTFEWDSKNDILEIHGNDKGLEKLKNMVDSLLNKTRDDHLHLMTKNWGGNELSDDKQCVENELINHVKLFKWTVKT, via the coding sequence ATGAATTCAAATGAGTCTGATTATTTGTTAACTTTTGAGTGGGATTCTAAAAATGACATCCTTGAGATTCATGGGAATGATAAGGGATTGGAAAAATTAAAAAATATGGTGGACTCACTTCTTAACAAAACCAGAGATGACCATCTTCATCTAATGACAAAAAACTGGGGAGGAAATGAATTATCGGATGATAAACAATGCGTAGAAAATGAACTTATTAATCACGTAAAATTATTTAAATGGACTGTAAAAACATAA
- a CDS encoding DUF4258 domain-containing protein: MNININLKTSISITSALGGMSHGVVDFVIGSLHDLQTAAVYMGSADLEMSLYERSAMIEVVEQSQMQQLASMGSHFMGMLSIDASDAFYQSFRSKTTLGLEMGSLVAGGYGAVKGVIAFNRLARAPIQAAKFAKRLSSIERKGTFPAGSRRAPLEYAPFQTVRNEATVINKRTYSGHALDKMQNRGFMPSVIEETIKNGSPSVGKNPGTVAYYSNTNNVTVILNTKGRVITISYGAINQ; this comes from the coding sequence ATGAATATCAACATCAATTTAAAAACTAGTATTAGCATAACCAGCGCACTTGGTGGAATGAGTCATGGTGTTGTTGATTTTGTAATAGGATCGCTTCACGACCTACAAACAGCAGCGGTCTACATGGGATCTGCAGACTTAGAAATGAGCCTTTATGAAAGATCCGCAATGATCGAAGTTGTTGAACAATCCCAGATGCAACAATTAGCATCTATGGGAAGCCATTTTATGGGGATGCTATCCATCGATGCTTCAGATGCTTTCTATCAATCTTTTCGTTCTAAAACTACACTTGGTCTGGAAATGGGTTCTTTGGTTGCTGGTGGGTATGGGGCTGTCAAAGGGGTGATAGCTTTTAATAGATTAGCAAGGGCCCCTATACAAGCAGCTAAATTTGCTAAGCGATTATCTTCTATAGAACGAAAAGGCACTTTTCCAGCTGGAAGTAGGAGAGCTCCTTTAGAGTATGCTCCATTTCAGACTGTTCGAAATGAAGCTACGGTGATTAATAAGAGAACTTATTCAGGTCATGCTCTCGATAAAATGCAAAATAGAGGATTTATGCCTTCAGTTATTGAAGAAACAATAAAGAATGGATCTCCTTCTGTAGGGAAAAATCCAGGCACTGTGGCTTATTATTCCAATACTAATAACGTGACTGTTATTTTAAATACGAAGGGCAGAGTGATAACAATTTCTTATGGAGCTATTAATCAATGA
- a CDS encoding DUF4258 domain-containing protein, with translation MTYVDYFGLSSDMNENQSCACGYCVRGEGFCHCMGEDPTSDINRCGCIGIACNHKKMSRIKIGNSITSALGGMSHGVVDFVIGSLHDLQTAAVYMGSADLEMSLYERSAMIEAVEQSQMQQLATMGSHFMGMLSIDTSDAFYQSFRSKTTLGLEVGSLVAGGYGAVKGVMAFNRLTRAPIQVAKFAKRLSIERKGTFPAGSRRAPLEYAPFQTVRNEATVINGRKYTGHALDRIQDRGFMPSVIENAIETGRVRSTKIPGRVEYYDQVNNLRVIIQDNERIITVIPTGSGQ, from the coding sequence TTTTTGCCATTGCATGGGCGAGGATCCAACATCTGATATTAATAGATGTGGCTGCATAGGAATTGCCTGTAATCATAAAAAAATGAGCAGAATAAAAATAGGTAATAGCATAACCAGCGCACTTGGTGGAATGAGTCATGGTGTTGTTGATTTTGTAATAGGATCGCTTCACGACCTGCAAACAGCAGCAGTCTACATGGGATCTGCAGACTTAGAAATGAGTCTTTATGAAAGATCCGCAATGATCGAAGCTGTTGAACAATCCCAAATGCAACAATTAGCAACAATGGGAAGCCATTTTATGGGAATGCTATCCATCGATACTTCAGATGCCTTCTATCAATCTTTTCGTTCTAAAACTACACTTGGTCTGGAAGTGGGCTCTTTGGTTGCTGGTGGATATGGGGCTGTCAAAGGGGTAATGGCTTTTAATAGATTAACAAGGGCTCCTATACAAGTAGCTAAATTTGCTAAGCGATTATCTATAGAACGAAAAGGCACTTTTCCAGCTGGAAGTAGGAGAGCTCCTTTAGAGTATGCTCCATTTCAGACTGTTCGAAATGAAGCTACGGTAATTAATGGAAGAAAATACACCGGGCATGCTTTAGATAGAATACAAGATCGTGGATTTATGCCCTCAGTAATTGAAAATGCGATTGAAACAGGGCGTGTACGATCAACCAAGATTCCTGGGCGAGTGGAGTATTATGATCAGGTAAATAACTTGAGAGTAATTATACAGGACAACGAAAGAATAATAACTGTTATTCCAACAGGGAGTGGGCAATGA